CAGATCGCAGCAGCCTTGGCAGCCAATGACCTGAACAAGGCGTCGGACATTGCGGTAACGAACCTGGGTTGGAGTCAGGCGCGAGCACAGGAGTGTTCGGTATTCGAACCGGTGAAAAGCGGGTCGGATTATACAATACTCGCCACTGCCATGCACAAGAAGGCCGACGAACTGGCCGACGCTGCAAAGTCCGGACACCGGGACAAGGCTTTCCAAGCCATGGCGGAGCTGATTCACAACTGCAACGAGTGCCACAAGAAGTTCAGGCATTAAGGAAAACGGCGTATCCCCCGGTAAGTCGGTGATGAAGTGTGTGTTCGGCCCGGTCCCGTCGAGACGCCGTGGGTAGTCCCTCGGCATCAACCCGATAACAAGGAGGACATAGCAATGAAACTGTTGGTGGGATTGCTGGTGGCAGCGTTGTTGGTGACGGTTCCAAGAGTACAGTCGGCGTCGGC
This genomic window from Candidatus Methylomirabilis tolerans contains:
- a CDS encoding cytochrome c, which codes for QIAAALAANDLNKASDIAVTNLGWSQARAQECSVFEPVKSGSDYTILATAMHKKADELADAAKSGHRDKAFQAMAELIHNCNECHKKFRH